Below is a window of Falco peregrinus isolate bFalPer1 chromosome 3, bFalPer1.pri, whole genome shotgun sequence DNA.
AGAAGTAGATAACTAGCCTCCGAAACAACATGGGGACTGAAGCATTCTGCTGATAGGAAGGCAAATGAAAATCTAGCCCCTGTAGTCCAGGATAGAGTAAGACTTGAGCACGTACTTTTGGGAGATCTTTTTTATTCAGCAGTATTTGGCAAATAACCGTAGCAAAATTAGCTCCACAGCTGTCACCACTAATGATGATGAGAGCAGGATCCACATGATACTCTTCTAAATTCCTCATAAAGTATAAGGTGGCATTGAGACAATCAAAATATTGCCCTGGGTATGGGTGTTCAGGAGCCAAACGATAACTGAAATGTCAACAGTACTGTGGTTATTGTCAAAGTAATTATAAAAATTTAACTTGTGTTGTTCATGGTTGACTGGTATGATAGTTATGTAGgccttttttcctaatttttaaagattatatttgtttttaactaGTGTAgattggaaagaaaaactaatgGTATTAGAATACTTTGCCTATAAGCACACTTCTAAATTAAACGAAAGGCTAAAGCAAAAAATACGGAGCCCAAtctaaaaaaagtattttcagcagatttttcagaagtgtttcaaCACTGAACTGTATTACCACAAATACTTCTATGTAAAAGTAGCACTTACCCAACAGACGCAACCACTGAGTTGCATTTTTTGGCAATATATCGGCATATTCTTTCAAAAGCTCCTAAAGAGAAAGTTTAtcagaaatcatgttttaaaaatcaaatatccttttgaaatgaaaatatagaTCCTTGAACCTATGCTTTGTGGAAGGCACTGCAACATGAGACCGATGAGTAACTTGTGTTACGCAATGCAGTCTTTACATGTTAACACATTCTCTGGTTATTGGTCAGTGGCTGTTAGGGCATAAGCGTGTAAGAATGGTAATActaggaaaaaacagaagtctGTCTAGGCTGGTATTGCACCTCAGCTGGTGGTCAGCAAAAGATGGCTAAGGAGAAGCATAAGCTGAGGACAAGCATGTAGTAATAAGAAGCATACAAAAAGTTGAGGCTCAGAGAACTCCTTTGAGACAGAAACTGTGTCTTTATATTTAATGCCATTGATTAATATTTCTTCCCTGAATTATTCAAACCACTTCTCAAAGCCATGATTTTAACATTAACAACTTTATGCATTGAAAATGTCCATAGCTTGCTTACAAACATGTAAAGAACCATTTCTGTTTGCTCATTTTGTACCTGGCATTCACTACTTCTATTTGGTGACATACCATCACCTCAGTCTCCTTTATTCATGTATTTGCtgactcatttaaaaaaatttaaattcatttgtGAAGCATGGCTGCCATTCATATGGATTTTAAGGAGTAAGTCATATTTATCTGCCCAATGATCCTGTTCATTGTAGCTTCTGCTAACTTGCTAGTTGCAGACTTCAGGCTTACTAGTATGTAGATTCCCCAAGTCCCTTTAAAAGCTTGTCCTTATGTTGCTTTCCTGTTACCAAGTACGATCGGGAATTCAAACGGAAGGTCACATGATACAGTCAGTGTATCGGTATGGGTATTATATTAATCCATGGCATATGATACAGCTCCCTCAGTGTCCTGATTGTGCAACAGCAATTGTGTTGTGAACAACAACTACAACTATGCAActttgtggtgtgttttttaattCCAGCAATGGCAATTTACCTTTCACTTAGATTGGAAGAGGCTTATCTCTTGAGTCCACCCAAACTAGCTCTAGAACTGGAAGCATCACAGCTGGTGTCAGCCTAACACTCCACCCAGATTAACATGCTCTGCAGTGAAACGAGGGTAGATTATTTCTGCCACAGTGCAGAACGGAACCTCAGTTACTAGGGGTTTGTATTGTATTGTAAACTATTACTGTTTCTGCATGATGCTCAATGAAGCTAGGGAGACTCTAACTCGTTTGCAGGTAACTGAAGTCTGTCTAATGTAGTGCTAGTGGAGACTTACCCTTTGAAACAGTAAAGGTTTCAAACCCCACGAACTTCCCTGTCTGACCCCTGGAATGAAGCCTGGGTTTCCATGTTAGGTGCCCTGGCTTCCAGACAAAGCACACATAGACTTGGTTGCTCAGAAAAAGATTCAGAATGATTAGGAGGCTGAGCCAGCTGCTACTGAGGCAATCAAAGGGTTGTCtccctttctgaaaaagaaataaagcattctGTGCAGTGTTATTACAAGGATCAAACTCTCCCAGActgcttctatttttaatgctcatttattatttatatttcccttcattttcatTCCTTGTTTGCATGAATGGGAATATATGTACAGATTAGgtttttaatgtattctttAAATTCTATTTTGGACCATGTTATATCTTTTAGACTTCCTTTGATGCATGGACTGCAAGTTGAGAAACACTGACTTTTGTAGCGTTTCCACACAAAAGTTTAGTGCTGAGCGCAGAAGTATATCTTAAATTCTGTACTTTGAGGCCCTACCCAAGCTTACAGGAAATACTTCAGTCCAATTGAGATCCAAAACTAAAAATTTCTCCTTGAGAAGTAAGCAAAGCATTGTTCCAAAGAAGGAAGCCAGAATATACTCTTTTTAGCAACAGCATTGCCATTTTCATGATACTGTAATTATTCCAGAAAGTAGATCTAGGCTGAGTTCCATATCAACCTAAAAGGATTTTAAGgtacattttcaaaaaagatgGAGTACAGAGAATGAGAGAAGAGCCATAGATTCCAACTCTTACTCCAGGACTGTTGCTGTATCTTATTTTTAGCTAGCCATTAGTTAAGGTTCACGAACATCCTGTGAGCTGATCTTCCCTCACAGTGACCTAAGCATacgtgttttgttttaatggtgtCTCTTTCTCGGCCCCAGCAAACTGAATCTTTCTCAGAACAGCTTCAACAGGAGGAGCAGAGTCCCTTTGCTGTTAGCTGACAGCTGATTGAGGGGTTTCTGAATCACAGTTCTGGAGTTAGAAGCCTCAGGTCTGCTAAGAGCTGCTTTCATCAACTTTGCCTGTAgcccagagaaagcagaaatgtgatTACCTGGACTGTGCACTAGACTATTAATTCCACAAggtgttttgcatttgtattgGGACTGATTGCAAAGGCTATCGTCACTAGAAAGGACAGGTGAGATACTGACTGACACATGTCTGAAGGTAAAAGTGTAAAAGGTTtggatttgattttaaaaacaaaacttgctGATTTCTTACTAATGCTCCCAAATGTGCCAGCGCCTCcatgaaaatacagtattcctcttcttttgccGGTAGGTGGCCATTTAGGCTGATAAATCCTCAATGGTACCTCATCTGCTTTGACATCTTTGATAAGAAGTTTTGAATCTCTCCATGGTGGTATTCCATCTAGCATAACTCGCAATAAGCTTAAATCACTGCAGATCCCTACCTTCTCCAAAATCTTTCCCTgtggaaaataaagaatttgGAAGAAGAAGAGTAATGTAGGCTTGCTTCTGAATAGATAGCATTATTAAATATACATGCAGTTTAATAGGTACAGAATAcatgcagttattttttaattctcatgTGAAAGTTTTCCAATGTATAGTGGCTGTAGTTTGACAGATGCACTGAAAAATCTAAATAAGCTTTTAAGATCAGTCGTATCAGTTTTATGAGTTAATTTAACGTGATGTGGTTCATATAGCAATGCTTACAGGCTTCAGGAGAGTGAATTGcttcttcttgtcttttttttttttcttaagtcatTGTCTTCCTGCTCCCAAATATCCTaccaaaataaaagtgaaaaccCCAGTTATAAGAAAGTTAACTTACCAAGACCATGGTTGTAAGCAACAATGAATGGAAAAACCGAAGCTTTAGAGGTTGGTCAATTCCAGGTGGCAGTTCTGAATTgaaaaaatcataaaacaaCCCGCCCAAAACCAGTGCTGGTATTATAACAGGAGAAATTAAACCCATTCCTATTATTGCTAAAATTGTATAAACCAATGCCATTTCACTTCGACAGAAGTGAACACTTAAAAAACCTATGCTGTCTTTAGCCTTGTTTTCAAGTGTTTCTGAGGTGTCTTCACAGGAGACTAAGCACTCAGTTCATAAGCAGAATAAAAAGTTTATTAATGTTGCAATACCATAATTTTCTCCACCCTTCTTTTGTTAATGATATTACTGGCAACACTTCCTTATACTAAAATAAAGGCAGGGGGAAGCTTCTACCCTTTACAAAAGGTGGAATTCAAAGTACGTGGAATTGATTTGTATCATGAGTTCTTCACTAACAAtgagaaattattattattcagagGGGCCCTTAACTGAAGATTGTCTGTGTTTGGTTCATTGTGGGTTCATTATGGATGGACATTCCTGTTGTAGTGTTAAATTTTAGTGATGTGGGGCTACTTGCAGTTGTCATCAAGGTATATACctctctgagaagaaaaatactcaaATCCACGTGTTTTTGAAACTTTGTTTCATAGTGGAATGCACAGAGACATTAATTCtttaattttggtttaaatAAGAGTACATTTGCTCGGTGTATAACCTGTGATATGCTCTGGCAGACAGATTTGCTCTGTTTATGTGATACATGTCTACATTACTTCAGCTGTGCAAGATAGATGTTTTACGCATAGATACCGCTATTCACATCGGAGTAGGAATACAAGTAGAATCAGTGCTAGACAGTGCAAGTCTTAATGTACATTAAAGTCTCTCCAGATACATGGTGGTGTGTTTGTAGATTTAAGTCACTGTTGTTTCTGGTAAAAGCTTTTCACTAATTAAACTcccagaattttattttcattgtaattCTTGTTTGTAGTTTAATGTACAGGCATTAGGAATACATGTGTATTAGAGAGGAATGATTAAAGTTGGTGGCAGTTGTTtggtgaaataatttttctggtttgtattCTTCTTAGCAGAATGTCATTTCCACACAATTTTAAAGTTACAGCTCCCaaactttttcctctcctggctTTTAAAGTGAAATTCCAGTCTGAAAACTGAATCAGTCCTTAGCTTCATTAGCACAgtatttaaagcaaagcaaaaatttttACACAATTGTAGC
It encodes the following:
- the LOC101921650 gene encoding arylacetamide deacetylase-like 4, with product MALVYTILAIIGMGLISPVIIPALVLGGLFYDFFNSELPPGIDQPLKLRFFHSLLLTTMVLGKILEKVGICSDLSLLRVMLDGIPPWRDSKLLIKDVKADEVPLRIYQPKWPPTGKRRGILYFHGGAGTFGSIRAFERICRYIAKKCNSVVASVGYRLAPEHPYPGQYFDCLNATLYFMRNLEEYHVDPALIIISGDSCGANFATVICQILLNKKDLPKVRAQVLLYPGLQGLDFHLPSYQQNASVPMLFRRLVIYFCFRYLNKEPSVLEDVLQNCHVPESMKRKYKKWISADIIPDEFKIRGYVPQKSTSYKPEVHEAVKELLAITFSPLLAEDSIICQLPESYIVTCEFDVLRDDGLLYKKRLEDNGVQVTWYHCESGFHGILAFFGYGIFSFLSGKKIMDSTVKYINSL